In the Acropora muricata isolate sample 2 chromosome 1, ASM3666990v1, whole genome shotgun sequence genome, one interval contains:
- the LOC136920585 gene encoding uncharacterized protein — MASGPAPIVSTRENTNYARLCRLLIDVGSAVLRDTFNGIHPPGNLPAILSGTPEESTLKSLKRKKVLNATQWGELYPATPSKVSSSNFDITLLMILLRNICGLSPPSSTGSWDMLPPPSDNGIEDNIARIKYYRNSVYGHAPKASVDDPTFNLLWQDISNAILALEKSYAPWINRLKTESMDPDEEKHYKGLLMEWKKDDDSTKEKLEAMEEMMQSHQDSTNKKLEELKEMMKSDQDSVIVQLQKMEGMMKLKDKQEMEKKKPSSELPEEPSNIYGHSMEVDMVVDALSGSGPSSGVLVSGIAGIGKTTVAIQAGHKLKDKYQRIVKFCSLRDVYESEMGDEWREILNVCVPGHQQTNEKPRHVLLSWCRCLEYDIILILDNAEDYMEDLTRDFISMLRELKTCSESKIKFLITSRSSSIASIRLKLAFEHVPLEPLEIQDSVEVLKVGVELPSDIPSEQANSSLVKLAQVCENIPLALRLAGPLLSESEYTFEELVDELVKNATETLGLEGIMEMAFEKLDETLKNALVCLSVFVHSFDKRAAEAVFGGKCAKHLTKLKQRCLIQKQDDRYLLHLLIRSFVRERGKRDDLADILAGGQQRFVEHFLLLLSHNSSNFWGKGTCKESLNFFNKERINLESTLEKVCEKKIGDCREVEDIVKKCQQVASYIEYSVPFKLYYGFLRGLLHFSQKQGKVANQVEILLLLYHESRKHGSNSEEESRGYISQAISKYNSNSQLFKQEHLSRVIYLSHYGRYLSQDLKQRKEAQTFLLEAAEIIKQNNLGAAFDKARILTQIGHIKKSKKDEKSNEEARKCYEEALSFRLEHYGEHFWTAFAHKDFADFYLYKEDLDNAKGHYGEAIRILEVMGALDQKESIPVYKNFGICLQMSKNFEESRRIFKTGCGVADSTIEGNHKWKVWIKTRFALLLYEEFPKEVAAADKISEVVLKMGKELNLGDWHKKEDLEKRFHRKV; from the exons ATGGCATCTGGTCCTGCGCCCATTGTTTCGACAAGAGAGAACACCAACTATGCCCGTCTGTGTCGTCTCCTGATTGATGTTGGATCTGCAGTCCTTCGGGATACCTTCAATGGAATTCATCCTCCAGGCAATTTACCTGCAATTTTGTCAGGGACTCCAGAAGAATCCACATTGAAGAGCCTAAAAAGGAAGAAAGTTTTAAATGCCACTCAGTGGGGAGAGCTGTACCCAGCCACTCCTTCAAAAGTGTCATCATCCAACTTTGATATTACACTCTTGATGATACTGCTGAGAAATATTTGTGGTTTGAGTCCACCTAGTAGCACTGGAAGCTGGGACATGCTCCCACCTCCTTCTGATAATGGTATTGAGGACAACATAGCAAGAATCAAGTATTATCGGAACAGTGTTTATGGTCACGCCCCAAAGGCTTCAGTTGACGATCCAACATTCAACTTGTTATGGCAAGACATCAGCAATGCCATCCTTGCCCTTGAAAAAAGTTATGCACCTTGGATTAACCGTCTGAAGACTGAGAGCATGGATCCTGATGAAGAGAAGCACTACAAAGGATTACTGATGGAATGGAAGAAAGATGATGACAGTACAAAGGAAAAGCTTGAAGCAATGGAAG AAATGATGCAATCACATCAGGATAGCACCAATAAGAAGTTGGAAGAGTTAAAAG AAATGATGAAGTCAGATCAAGACAGCGTCATTGTTCAGCTTCAAAAGATGGAAG GGATGATGAAACTGAAAGATAAGCAAG aaatggaaaagaaaaagcccaGTAGTGAGTTACCAGAAGAGCCTTCCAACATATATGGCCACTCAATGGAAGTTGATATGGTCGTTGACGCTCTCTCTGGTAGTGGTCCTTCGTCTGGAGTACTTGTCAGTGGAATTGCAGGAATAGGGAAGACTACTGTTGCTATTCAGGCTGGTCACAAGTTAAAAGATAAATATCAAAGAATTGTTAaattttgctctttgagagacGTTTATGAAAGTGAAATGGGAGATGAATGGAGAGAAATTTTGAACGTCTGTGTACCTGGACATCAACAAACGAACGAGAAACCTCGCCATGTCTTGCTTAGCTGGTGCAGGTGCCTTGAGTATGATATCATCCTTATTCTGGACAATGCAGAAGATTACATGGAAGATCTAACTAGGGACTTCATTAGCATGCTTAGAGAATTGAAGACGTGCTCAGAATCAAAAATTAAGTTTTTGATTACTTCAAGGAGCTCAAGCATTGCTAGCATCCGTTTAAAGTTGGCATTTGAGCACGTCCCGTTAGAGCCTTTGGAAATACAAGACAGCGTCGAAGTTCTTAAGGTTGGAGTTGAATTACCCTCAGATATCCCATCAGAGCAAGCTAATTCTTCGTTAGTTAAGCTAGCGCAAGTCTGCGAGAATATTCCCCTTGCTCTTCGACTGGCAGGGCCGCTGCTGTCTGAGTCTGAATACACCTTTGAGGAGCTTGTTGATGAATTAGTAAAGAATGCAACAGAAACACTTGGTCTTGAGGGAATAATGGAGATGGCGTTTGAAAAACTTGACGAAACGTTAAAGAATGCGCTGGTTTGTTTGTCAGTCTTTGTGCATTCATTTGACAAAAGGGCCGCAGAAGCAGTGTTCGGTGGTAAATGTGCTAAGCATCTGACAAAACTCAAGCAGAGATGCCTAATCCAGAAACAGGACGATAGATACCTTCTTCACTTGCTCATTAGGAGCTTTGTCAGGGAAAGGGGAAAAAGAGACGACCTTGCTGACATTTTGGCTGGTGGCCAACAGAGATTTGTGGAGCACTTTCTCTTATTACTGTCGCATAATTCATCAAATTTTTGGGGGAAAGGCACGTGCAAAGAATCTTTAAATTTCTTtaacaaagaaagaataaatCTTGAATCGACTCTCGAGAAAGTTTGCGAGAAGAAAATCGGAGATTGCCGAGAGGTGGAAGACATTGTTAAGAAATGCCAACAAGTGGCCTCTTACATTGAATATTCCGTTCCCTTTAAGCTTTATTATGGTTTTCTTAGGGGTCTCTTACATTTTTCTCAGAAGCAGGGGAAAGTAGCTAATCAAGTCGAGATTTTGTTGCTCCTTTATCACGAGTCGAGGAAACACGGCAGCAACAGTGAGGAAGAGTCAAGAGGTTACATTTCCCAAGCCATTTCAAAGTACAATAGCAATTCTCAACTATTTAAACAGGAACACTTGTCTCGGGTTATTTATCTTAGCCATTATGGCAGATATCTTTCACAGGACCTTAAACAGAGAAAGGAAGCCCAAACATTCCTACTTGAAGCTGCCGAGATAATTAAGCAAAATAACTTGGGTGCCGCTTTCGATAAGGCTAGAATTCTTACACAGATAGGAcacattaaaaaatcaaagaaagatgAGAAAAGCAACGAAGAGGCACGTAAATGTTATGAAGAAGCGTTGAGTTTTCGTCTGGAACATTATGGGGAACACTTCTGGACCGCTTTCGCGCACAAAGATTTTGCGGATTTCTATTTGTACAAGGAGGATTTGGACAACGCAAAGGGTCACTATGGTGAGGCTATTCGCATTTTAGAAGTCATGGGAGCGCTGGATCAGAAAGAGTCGATCCCTGTCTATAAGAACTTTGGAATTTGCCTTCAAATGAGTAAGAACTTTGAAGAATCTCGAAGAATTTTCAAGACAGGCTGTGGAGTTGCGGATTCCACCATCGAGGGAAACCACAAATGGAAGGTTTGGATCAAGACACGCTTTGCATTGCTTTTATACGAGGAATTTCCCAAAGAAGTAGCAGCAGCAGATAAGATTTCGGAAGTCGTTCTCAAGATGGGTAAAGAACTTAACCTGGGAGATTGGCACAAAAAGGAAGACCTTGAAAAAAGGTTCCACAGGAAGGTTTGA